The nucleotide window ACCCCAAACCCGGACagtgcaccccaaacccaggacagtgcaccccaaacccgggacatgcaccccaaacccaggacaGTGCACCCCACACACAGAACAGTGCACCCCAAACCCGGACAGTGCACCCCTCATCCAGGACGTGCACCCCACGCCCCCACAAATGTCCAAcccctgtgctccagccccatctcagccccccagcaccccctgcacCCCGATATTCAGCACTGGTGGATCCCCCCGCCGTTGCcccccattatcccattatcgAACCCCAGTGCGCCCCAGTGTCCAACTCCAGCACACCCCAGTATCCAaccccagtgcatcccagtgtcCAACCCCAGCACGCCCCAGTATCCAACCCCAGTGCGCCCCAGTATCCAACCCCAGTGCGCCCCAGTATCCAACCCCAGTGTATCCCAGTATCCAACCCCAGTGTgccccagcccccagctcaCCCCACTCCCACCCTTCCCTACGCACCCCCTCCTCCAAAATTCCCACCCCTCACCCCCTTCCGCTCTTTCACTCCCTCCTTTCACCCCCCAATCctcccccccttcccccctccatctccccccacccctccatcccccgcgccccccgcgccccccgcgcccccgcgCCCCGCACACAGCGCGCACCGGGCCGTGCCCACGGTCGTGCTCTTTATTGTCGCTGCGGGGCCGTGCAGGGCCCACGCGGGACCCCCCCGGCAGCGGTGGGGAGGGGACGGGGTCGGGGTCGGGCCCCCCCCGACAGCGGGACGCCCCCGGGCCGGGTTCTGGGGGTCCCCGGCCCTCCAGCGGGGGGTCCCGCGCTGGCCCTGGGTCCCGTGGGGGGACCTGGAGAgatggggaggatttgggggacAGGGGGGGCTGGGCGGGGCGGTCACCACGAGGAGTCGTCATCGAACCTGCGGGAAGAGCCGGGGTGAGAAAAGGGGGAGCGAGACCCCCGGACCCCCCCCGGGACCCCAAACAGCCCCGGGAGGggggacagcgacagggacACTCACCGTGACCTGTCCCCGCCgggccccagcagcagctccgccgccgccgccgcgccggggCCGGAGCGTTTCCCGTACCTGCGGGACACGGGGGCGCGCCTGAGCGACGGGGACCCCGCGGGAGCGCGCACGGGGACGGGGACACACGGGGGGGACGCGCCCCGCCGCGCTCACCTCTGCCGCGTCACCAGGTTGATGTAGTGGCGGAGCGCCGAGAAGTACCGCGCCATCTCCTCGGGGGACGCGTCGTCGCCGGGGCTCTCGGGTTTGGGGGGGTAGGCGGCcgccaggcacagcagggcgCAGAGGGACACGGCCACCAGCGCGGGGGACGTCACCATCTGCGGGGGACACCCACGCAGCCCCCCGGCGCTCCCGTCACCCGCGGGACCCCCAGCGCCCCGTTCCCTGCGGGGCTGTCGCACCCTCGGAGCAGCCCCGGCTCCACCAGGGGTTGTTTCATCCCCCACCCGGGACCCCCCCATATCCCACGGGGACACCTCCCTCCCAGAGACcccccctcagtgtccccaagggCGCTGTCCCACCCCGAAGGACCCCACGTGCACGCCAAGGGACACCTCCCCTCCAGGGACCCCGCAGGTCCCCAAGGCCATTGTCCCTCCCGGGGTCCCGACCCCCCTCAgggaccccccgggaccccccgggaccccctcagggaccccccgggaccccACGGACCCCAGCCCGGTCCCTGCACTCACGATGGCGGAGGCAGAGGTGACAGTAGGgcctggcagtgacaggggTGACAGTGCCGGGGACACGGCGGCTCCTGCTCCCGCCCGGGGTTTTATAGCCCGAGGGGGGCTGGTGGCTCCTCCCTCACGCGTGACAGACCCACGGGCACGCAGGACCCTGCGGCCCCCCCGCCAGGGCCAGGGGACACGTGCCAGcaccgtgtccctgtccccaacaCAGCCCCCGCAGCCTGGGCACGGAGGGGatgggcaggacagagctggggacacgGGTGGGACACGggtgggacacggggacacgcGTGTGGCCACCGACACGGGCATGGCAATGCCAGGCGGGCTCGGGACATGGGCACAGATGtgacaggacacacagacaggggacacgggcagCCGTGGCACGGGGACATGGATGTGACACAACCGAGGTGCACGGcgacagggaatggacacggaGCCCTCCACGAGGGCacaggacacggacacgggtgtcacacacagagccatggcacagggacacaggacacgAACACGGGTGTCACACGCAGcccgggcacagggacacggacacgggtgtcacacacagagccatggcacagggacacaggacagaaCACGGGTGTCACACgcagccatggcacagggacacaggacacgGGTGTCACACGCAGCCCTGTCACACAAACCTGCCCTGAGAGCCGCGGGATGCGacagtgggacacagggacatcagCCACACCCAGGGACACAAACGTGGCACGTGGGACAAGACAGAAGTCACCCGTGAGGGACAGCGGAGGGGAcacccacagccacagccacagccacagccacagccacagccacagccacagcacgGCTGCCTCGGTTTCCCCAGACCGGGCACGAAGCCGCCACCACTGCCCTGTCACCGCAGCCCCGCCACCGCCATCGACCGCTGTCACCGCCCCCAGGACGGATGGGGTGACCTTTCCAGCCCCCCGGGGACATTAATCCCTTATGGATTTGCCATTAAGGAGCAATCAGCGGCTCCgggagaaactgaggcacggaggGACGCGGCGGGGACGTGCGGGGACACCAGAGCCGCCGtggggggctgggatggggagaggtGGCACAaggggggtccccaaaaatgTCCCAGCCGCATCTTCGGTCTGGGCGGTGGAGGGGACACGGCCcgaggggacacgggaggggacacggggggtgCCAGTCCCGACCCaaggggacacgggaggggacacgggaaGGGACACGGGGGGTGCCAGTCCCTGCCcgaggggacacgggaggggacacggggggtgCCAGTCCCGGTCCGATGGGACACGGGAAGGGACACGGGGGGTGCCAGTCCCTGCCcgaggggacacgggaggggacacggggggtgCCAGTCCCGGCCcgaggggacacgggaggggacacgggaggggacacggggggtgCCAGCCCCGGCCCGAGGGGACACGGGAAGGGACACGGGAAGGGACACGGGGGGTGCCAGCCCGGTCcgaggggacacgggaggggacacgggaggggacacggggggtgCCAGTCCCTGCCcgaggggacacgggaggggacacggggggtgCCAGTCCCGGCCcgaggggacacgggaggggacacgggaggggacacggggggtgCCAGCCCCGACCCaaggggacacgggaggggacacggggggtgCCAGTCCCGGCCCGAGGGGACACGCTCCGCACCGCTGGCCCCGCTGTCACCCCGGCGAGCGGcgggtggtggcagtggtggcgGGGGCTGTCCCCCGTGGCGTGGCCGCgcagtgacactgtgacactgtgacacgGTGGCACCCGCCGGGCCGCGGGGACACGGGCGGGGGGTCCCGGCGAGCGGCGCCGGGCTCAGGGCAGCGCTGGGAGGGGGAGCagcgcccgcagcccccgggcCCGAACCTCTCGTGTCCCCGCCATCGATGCGGAGCTGATGGCACCGAGGGGGTGGCGGGGACCCACGCGGGACTGGCGCGTGTCCGGGGAAACTGAGGCTGGGTCCGGTACTCTCCCCAGCCCGGTACAGGCGGGATCTGCCCCGTCCCGGGGTCTGGGGGACAGTGACAACGGCACAGATGTCCCCAGCCGAAGCCGCGGGGGGACTCGGTGGGGGGGCCGGAGCTTTTCTGCCCCATTTATCCCAGTGACAGCAAACAGAGATTTTCCAAAGGTCACAGGATGGCTCTGCCGGCGGGGGGGCTGCACCCGGGCTCgggggggacagggctggggacagggctgggggtgtcccctGCGCGCCCCCACCTCTGCGAGGGCagtggggaggagaggagggtcTGGGGGTGCAGGCGCGGGGCTGGAGCCgccggggggtcccgggggctGAGGAGCAGCGGGGCCCCCCCGGGCAAACCCGGCTCTGCCGCCTGCCCGCGTTTTATGGCCCCGGTTCCGCCGGAGGAACATTAGGGCCCCCCGGAGGAAGCCCCTTATCAACAGCCCTGTTTGCTTTTCCGGCCAGGGCGGGGGGGTGGACAccggggggacacgggcacCTGCCCGGCACAGGGGGGACACGGACACcgggggggacacgggcacCTGCCCGGCACAGGGGGGACACGGACACCGGGGGGACACGGACAccggggggacacgggcacCTGCCCGGCACAGGGGGGACACGGACACcgggggggacacgggcacCTGTCCAGCCCCgggggacacacacagcccGGGGGGGGACACGGACACCGGGGGGACACGGACACCTGCCCGGCACAGGGGGGACACGGACACCGGGGGGGACACGGacacctgcccagccccaggggacacacacagcccGAGAGGGGACACGGacacctgcccagcccaggaggggacacagccctgcccggccccaggggacacggacacggacaccTGCCCAGCCCGGGGACaaggacacagccctgtccagccccaggggacacacacagcGCGGGGACAGGACGAGGGCAGTGAGGACACACCCGCAGGGACTCTGGGGGTCgccagcccctccctgggtCCCCCCACCTGTAccaggacacccccagcccctccaccaAGCCCCCAAAGCGGGTCTCCCCTCAAGCAGCACCCCCGGAGCCCCCCAAAGCCGAGCCCCCCAGTATgagacattaaaatatttcccagtGCATCagtaaaaatactgtaatttgggggggcagcagtgacacccctcagcagggacaggtgcCCTGGCCACACAGTGGCCGCCACCCCGCAAGGCAAGACCCCCACACCCAGAATAATCAAATATttacaaacaacaacaacaaaaaaaaaaacccaaaacccctcCCAACCAATAAATAGCGGCGCTCCTTATAAAACCCCTCCCACCTTCCCCCCTCCTCATCCATCCGTGGCCAGAATGACCACGGCCCCGAAGATCCCGACGTTCTGGCCGATGAGCTTCATCTGGTTCCAGAACTCGACGCGGCGCAGGGCGTGCCAGTAGCCCAGGTTGCCGTCGATGAGCAGGATGGCGAGCGGCAGCAGCACGGCCAGCACCTGCGCGGCCGCCCGCACGTAGCAGCCCGACAGGAAGGCCAGCGCCAGCAGCCCGtagagcaggaacagcagctgcagcgCCAGCTCGCCCCCCAGCAGGTGGTCCAGGTAAGCCAGGCGGTCCTCGGCGCTGTGCTGCAGCGAGTAGGCCTGGGGGACAGCgggggggacagcggggacacaaTGGGGGTGGTGGCACCGGGGACGGTGCGTGTGGTGGCGCTGGTGGCATTGGGGACAATGGTGACGATCGCCCAGGGCTCCTCCCccaagcacagcccctgcccgAGCGTCGCCCTGGGGACAGCGTGGGCTCGGtgtgtggtggcactggtgaCAACACCCTGAGGGACAATTGGGGCACTGCAagcactgtccccaggctgtgccaagctgtccccaggtgtcccaggctgtccccaggtatccccaggctgtcccaggtgtccccacgctgtcccaAGCTGTTCCCACGTGTCCGCAGGCTGTCTCAGACTGTCCCAAGCTGTCCCCAGGCtatccccagctgtccccaggctatccccagctgtccccaggctatccccagctgtccccaccTATCCTAGGCTGTTCCCcggctgtccccaggctctccccacgctgtccccacctgtcctaggctgtccccaggctctccccacgctgtccccagctatccccaggctgtcccaagCTATCTCCACCTGTCCTCGGCTATCCCCAGGCcatccctggctgtccccagctatccccaggtgtcccagtcTCTCCCCACGCTgttcccagtctctcccagtctctccccacgctgtccccagTCTCTCCCCAGGTGTCCCCGTACCTGGCAGATGAGGTAGATGCCCAGGAACACCTGTCCCGTGGACTGCAGCGAGCGGCTGCGCGGTTTCTGCCGGTACAGCTCGCCGGCGCCGCTGGCCAGGATCAGGAAGCCGCCGATGATGGCGATGGTGCGCGAGTACATCCGCACCTGGGGGGCACCGCACCCTCAGCGCCGCGCCGGGACCGCCCCGGGGGGCGGGAGGGCGGGCGGGGGTCTCACCTTCAGCCAGTCGCCGTAGTGCGCGTGGCCACCGACGTGCGCGGCGTAGGTGGCCACGGCCAGCTGCAGCGCGGCCCCCAGCGCGAACCAGCGCCGCTTGACGCCGAACGACATGAAGCTGGCGCACAGCACGGCCACGCCCATGTCCACGTACAGGTAGGGCACCGGGATGTCCGGCTTCCTGCGGGGACGGCACCCCCAGACTCACCCCGAGCCCCCCGAAACCGCCCCCGGGTCACggggcaggcacagagctcagcctgacccacagagccccccaaaacctcccccgGGTCACggggcaggcacagagctcagcctgacccacagagccccccaaaacctcccccgGGTCACggggcaggcacagagctcagcctgacccacagagcccctctgtgcccccccagagcccctctgtgccccccgAAACCTCCCCCAGGTTACgggacaggcacagagctcagcatgacccacagagccccccaaaacctccctcGGGTCAtggggcaggcacagagctcagcctgacccacagagcccctctgtgccccccgAAACCTCCCCCAGGTTACgggacaggcacagagctcagcatgacccacagagccccccaaaacctccctcGGGTTAtggggcaggcacagagctcagcctgacccacagagcccctctgtgcccccccagagcccctctgtgccccccaaaacctcccccgGGTCACggggcaggcacagagctcagcatgATCcacagagccccccaaaacctcccccgGGTCACggggcaggcacagagctcagcctgacccacagagcccctctgtgccccccactgctgctctgccccctTCCCctgaccccaaaacctcccccaGACCCCAGCGCTGCCGGGGTCTCCCCTCGGCCCCGCACCTCAaacctgccccagccccgccgaGGGTCCctcacccagagcagccccacactcccccaggagccccccagccccccatAACCCCCCGCAGC belongs to Oenanthe melanoleuca isolate GR-GAL-2019-014 chromosome 27, OMel1.0, whole genome shotgun sequence and includes:
- the LOC130264124 gene encoding peptide YY-like translates to MVTSPALVAVSLCALLCLAAAYPPKPESPGDDASPEEMARYFSALRHYINLVTRQRYGKRSGPGAAAAAELLLGPGGDRSRFDDDSSW
- the TMEM101 gene encoding transmembrane protein 101; this translates as MQGAWFGGGAWFVERAWLGEGRGFPWPGADWSVRRHFRRDGPVMAACRGWRRRALRLLTAGGGVLLTRFPFWHCFSGLLLCAERADLRRKPDIPVPYLYVDMGVAVLCASFMSFGVKRRWFALGAALQLAVATYAAHVGGHAHYGDWLKVRMYSRTIAIIGGFLILASGAGELYRQKPRSRSLQSTGQVFLGIYLICQAYSLQHSAEDRLAYLDHLLGGELALQLLFLLYGLLALAFLSGCYVRAAAQVLAVLLPLAILLIDGNLGYWHALRRVEFWNQMKLIGQNVGIFGAVVILATDG